One Vanessa cardui chromosome 4, ilVanCard2.1, whole genome shotgun sequence genomic window carries:
- the LOC124544271 gene encoding probable U3 small nucleolar RNA-associated protein 11 has protein sequence MSSWRKAAKANQKTHKERHQPESRKHLGLLEKKKDYKKRANDYHEKGATLKLLRKRTLDRNPDEFYFHMINSRVKDGEHHELEKEDEHTPEQIKLMQTQDLKYINMKRTIESRRIQRLQSQLHMTDVADATPNTHIFFVDEGEEKNFDLAKRLDTHPSLINRKSNRPRLSDLNKITLPEVNDEIIKSTKKIKEKTYKELSQRIEREKQLTVIQQKMELKRHLQDAKVLKPKRIQSGTKVSAPVYKFQYVRKK, from the exons ATGTCCTCGTGGAGAAAAGCCGCTAAGGCTAATCAGAAGACTCATAAGGAGCGACATCAACCTGAGTCTCGGAAACATCTTGGTTTACTAGAGAAAAAGAAAGATTACAAAAAACGCGCAAATGATTACCATGAAAAGGGTGCTACGCTTAAACTTTTGCGTAAAAGAACATTGGACAGGAACCCCGatgagttttattttcatatgatcAATTCTAGAGTGAAAGATGGG gaaCACCATGAACTGGAGAAAGAAGATGAACACACACCTGAGCAAATAAAGCTGATGCAAACTCAggatcttaaatatattaacatgaaACGCACTATTGAGAGTAGGCGGATACAGAGATTGCAG TCTCAGCTCCATATGACAGATGTGGCAGATGCCACACCAAACACGCATATTTTCTTTGTGGATGAAGGTGAAGAGAAGAATTTTGATCTAGCGAAAAGATTGGATACACATCCATCACTTATCAACAGAAAGTCTAACAGGCCGAGACTCTCCGATCTCAATAAGATAACCCTACCTGAAGTTAATGATGAG ATAATTAAATCAACGAAGAAGATTAAAGAAAAGACATACAAGGAACTTTCACAAAGGATAGAGCGTGAAAAGCAACTGACCGTTATTCAACAGAAAATGGAACTCAAAAGACATTTACAGGATGCAAAAGTATTGAAACCTAAAAGAATACAGAGTGGCACCAAAGTTTCAGCCCCCGTGTACAAGTTCCAATATGTGAGGAAGAAATAA
- the LOC124544270 gene encoding neprilysin-4-like isoform X2, with protein sequence MERSTKFVLALYLSFVFYVSGSPVPSNDEDTEICTSEICSVTASRILAAMNKSVDPCEDFYEYACGGWIEKNPVPEWATSWDQLAILRERLVSDLRELLEDKNDDGLPESVLKAKAMYRTCIDVDKLEEKGIEPIQKLLESLGLPALPPSEASANFTWEDVAGRARRMLGLNVLISVQVAEDVRNTSRNRVVVEQVTPGFSDRYLRQPEQFAHELEQYHKYIKSVVAIADPEVDAQSFADDIIEFSKKLALSMTSVEVRRSGTHLFHEVSVAQLVQGASGGPPSWKQHDWQKYIDLVFANTSVVLDQNLDRVTVMDLPYLHKLSTLLADTDPVTIEKFLWWSVFSTVAPMTKSAFRDLGFEFSKAVFGLQQRTPRWKSCTANVNANFGVALSYLYVKKHFDQASRQKAMEMIEDVREAFSRAATRVAWMDEGTRRTTLRKLAAIRTFVGFPAWLLTPARLDDHYRHVEVVEGDLFESYLKLTWAMVKKSLETLREKPDRDRWVATATTVNAFYSATLNSVTFPAGILQPPFYGNGIEAINYGSIGAIMGHEITHGFDDQGRRYDEHGNLAQWWSAGTLEHYHARVRCIVDQYSNYSLPQLPGYKVHGFNTQGENIADNGGLRAALSAYALLAARAPAHSRAALPGLPALRTEQLFFLGFAQIWCGNSTTGALKSKMVEGVHSPNKIRVIGTLSNSKEFSDAWQCPVGSPMNPEHKCVLW encoded by the exons ATGGAGCGATCAACGAAATTCGTTTTGGCTCTCTACCTAAGTTTCGTTTTTTATGTATCGGGTTCGCCGGTACCTTCAAACGATGAAGATACGGAGATCTGTACCAGTGAAATATGCTCTGTAACCG CGTCAAGAATCCTAGCGGCAATGAACAAGAGCGTCGATCCTTGCGAGGACTTCTACGAATACGCCTGCGGTGGCTGGATAGAGAAGAATCCGGTGCCGGAGTGGGCGACTTCCTGGGACCAGCTGGCAATACTCCGCGAGCGCCTCGTGTCCGACCTGAGGGAACTGCTAGAAGATAAGAACGACGATGGTCTGCCTGAGAGTGTGTTGAAAGCTAAGGCGATGTACCGCACCTGTATTGATGTTG ATAAACTTGAAGAGAAAGGCATTGAGCCCATCCAGAAACTTCTAGAGAGTCTCGGCTTGCCAGCTCTCCCGCCGAGCGAGGCCAGCGCGAACTTCACGTGGGAGGACGTTGCGGGCCGCGCGCGCCGCATGCTCGGACTCAACGTCTTGATAAGCGTGCAGGTCGCTGAGGACGTGCGGAACACCAGTCGCAACCGAGTCGTG GTGGAGCAAGTGACACCAGGCTTCTCAGACCGCTACCTCCGCCAGCCGGAGCAGTTTGCTCACGAACTAGAGCAATACCACAAATATATAAAGTCAGTGGTGGCCATCGCTGATCCTGAAGTTGATGCGCAGTCATTTGCGGACGATATTATCGAATTTAGCAAAAAATTGGCATTG AGTATGACGTCAGTGGAGGTGCGACGCAGCGGCACGCACCTGTTCCACGAGGTGAGCGTGGCGCAGCTCGTGCAAGGGGCATCTGGTGGCCCACCCAGTTGGAAACAG CACGACTGGCAGAAATACATCGATCTGGTGTTCGCCAACACGAGTGTGGTTTTGGATCAGAATCTAGATCGTGTGACTGTCATGGACCTGCCATACTTGCACAAACTGTCTACACTACTCGCCGATACAGATCCTGTGACCATCG AGAAGTTCCTTTGGTGGAGCGTATTCTCAACAGTCGCCCCGATGACCAAGAGTGCTTTTAGAGACCTCGGCTTCGAATTCTCGAAGGCCGTATTCGGTCTCCAGCAGAGGACTCCTCGCTGGAAGAGCTGCACCGCCAACGTCAACGCCAATTTTGGCGTCGCTCTCAGCTACCTCTACGTCAAGAAGCACTTCGACCAGGCGTCGCGACAGAag GCCATGGAGATGATCGAGGACGTGCGCGAGGCGTTCTCGCGCGCGGCGACGCGCGTGGCGTGGATGGACGAGGGCACGCGGCGCACGACGCTGCGCAAGCTGGCCGCCATCCGCACCTTCGTGGGCTTCCCCGCCTGGCTGCTGACGCCCGCGCGCCTGGACGACCACTACCGACAC GTCGAGGTAGTCGAAGGAGACTTATTCGAATCATATCTGAAGTTGACGTGGGCGATGGTCAAGAAATCCTTGGAGACCCTCAGAGAAAAACCCGACAGGGACAG ATGGGTTGCCACAGCCACCACGGTGAATGCGTTTTATTCAGCGACTCTCAACTCAGTCA caTTCCCAGCTGGTATTCTCCAACCACCTTTCTATGGAAATGGAATTGA AGCGATCAATTACGGATCTATTGGAGCTATAATGGGCCACGAAATTACTCACGGCTTTGACGACCAag GACGGCGCTACGACGAGCACGGGAACCTCGCGCAGTGGTGGTCGGCCGGCACGCTCGAGCACTACCACGCGCGCGTGCGCTGCATCGTGGACCAGTACAGCAACTACAGCCTGCCGCAGCTGCCCGGATACAAA GTGCACGGGTTCAACACGCAGGGCGAGAACATCGCCGACAACGGCGGGCTGCGCGCGGCGCTGAGCGCGTACGCGCTGCTGGCGGCGCGCGCGCCCGCGCACTCGCGCGCCGCGCTGCCCGGCCTGCCCGCGCTGCGCACCGAACAGCTCTTCTTCCTCGGCTTCGCGCAG ATATGGTGCGGCAATTCTACTACAGGCGCTCTCAAATCTAAAATGGTGGAGGGTGTGCACAGTCCCAATAAAATCAGAGTAATCGGCACTCTGAGTAATTCTAAAGAATTCTCAGATGCCTGGCAATGTCCAGTGGGCTCACCCATGAACCCCGAACATAAGTGTGTGTTGTGGTAG
- the LOC124544270 gene encoding neprilysin-4-like isoform X1 codes for MKYKVKDMDSESQRSAAQLPDTASGLEEKLERTVRCSSVIIIALGLSLLALGIYTTVLVLTEYKSPRPCLSEVCVNTASRILAAMNKSVDPCEDFYEYACGGWIEKNPVPEWATSWDQLAILRERLVSDLRELLEDKNDDGLPESVLKAKAMYRTCIDVDKLEEKGIEPIQKLLESLGLPALPPSEASANFTWEDVAGRARRMLGLNVLISVQVAEDVRNTSRNRVVVEQVTPGFSDRYLRQPEQFAHELEQYHKYIKSVVAIADPEVDAQSFADDIIEFSKKLALSMTSVEVRRSGTHLFHEVSVAQLVQGASGGPPSWKQHDWQKYIDLVFANTSVVLDQNLDRVTVMDLPYLHKLSTLLADTDPVTIEKFLWWSVFSTVAPMTKSAFRDLGFEFSKAVFGLQQRTPRWKSCTANVNANFGVALSYLYVKKHFDQASRQKAMEMIEDVREAFSRAATRVAWMDEGTRRTTLRKLAAIRTFVGFPAWLLTPARLDDHYRHVEVVEGDLFESYLKLTWAMVKKSLETLREKPDRDRWVATATTVNAFYSATLNSVTFPAGILQPPFYGNGIEAINYGSIGAIMGHEITHGFDDQGRRYDEHGNLAQWWSAGTLEHYHARVRCIVDQYSNYSLPQLPGYKVHGFNTQGENIADNGGLRAALSAYALLAARAPAHSRAALPGLPALRTEQLFFLGFAQIWCGNSTTGALKSKMVEGVHSPNKIRVIGTLSNSKEFSDAWQCPVGSPMNPEHKCVLW; via the exons AGAGCGGACAGTGCGATGTTCGTCGGTGATAATCATCGCGCTAGGGTTGTCACTGCTCGCGCTCGGCATCTACACCACTGTGCTGGTGCTAACCGAGTACAAGAGCCCCCGACCCTGTCTCAGCGAAGTCTGCGTCAACACAG CGTCAAGAATCCTAGCGGCAATGAACAAGAGCGTCGATCCTTGCGAGGACTTCTACGAATACGCCTGCGGTGGCTGGATAGAGAAGAATCCGGTGCCGGAGTGGGCGACTTCCTGGGACCAGCTGGCAATACTCCGCGAGCGCCTCGTGTCCGACCTGAGGGAACTGCTAGAAGATAAGAACGACGATGGTCTGCCTGAGAGTGTGTTGAAAGCTAAGGCGATGTACCGCACCTGTATTGATGTTG ATAAACTTGAAGAGAAAGGCATTGAGCCCATCCAGAAACTTCTAGAGAGTCTCGGCTTGCCAGCTCTCCCGCCGAGCGAGGCCAGCGCGAACTTCACGTGGGAGGACGTTGCGGGCCGCGCGCGCCGCATGCTCGGACTCAACGTCTTGATAAGCGTGCAGGTCGCTGAGGACGTGCGGAACACCAGTCGCAACCGAGTCGTG GTGGAGCAAGTGACACCAGGCTTCTCAGACCGCTACCTCCGCCAGCCGGAGCAGTTTGCTCACGAACTAGAGCAATACCACAAATATATAAAGTCAGTGGTGGCCATCGCTGATCCTGAAGTTGATGCGCAGTCATTTGCGGACGATATTATCGAATTTAGCAAAAAATTGGCATTG AGTATGACGTCAGTGGAGGTGCGACGCAGCGGCACGCACCTGTTCCACGAGGTGAGCGTGGCGCAGCTCGTGCAAGGGGCATCTGGTGGCCCACCCAGTTGGAAACAG CACGACTGGCAGAAATACATCGATCTGGTGTTCGCCAACACGAGTGTGGTTTTGGATCAGAATCTAGATCGTGTGACTGTCATGGACCTGCCATACTTGCACAAACTGTCTACACTACTCGCCGATACAGATCCTGTGACCATCG AGAAGTTCCTTTGGTGGAGCGTATTCTCAACAGTCGCCCCGATGACCAAGAGTGCTTTTAGAGACCTCGGCTTCGAATTCTCGAAGGCCGTATTCGGTCTCCAGCAGAGGACTCCTCGCTGGAAGAGCTGCACCGCCAACGTCAACGCCAATTTTGGCGTCGCTCTCAGCTACCTCTACGTCAAGAAGCACTTCGACCAGGCGTCGCGACAGAag GCCATGGAGATGATCGAGGACGTGCGCGAGGCGTTCTCGCGCGCGGCGACGCGCGTGGCGTGGATGGACGAGGGCACGCGGCGCACGACGCTGCGCAAGCTGGCCGCCATCCGCACCTTCGTGGGCTTCCCCGCCTGGCTGCTGACGCCCGCGCGCCTGGACGACCACTACCGACAC GTCGAGGTAGTCGAAGGAGACTTATTCGAATCATATCTGAAGTTGACGTGGGCGATGGTCAAGAAATCCTTGGAGACCCTCAGAGAAAAACCCGACAGGGACAG ATGGGTTGCCACAGCCACCACGGTGAATGCGTTTTATTCAGCGACTCTCAACTCAGTCA caTTCCCAGCTGGTATTCTCCAACCACCTTTCTATGGAAATGGAATTGA AGCGATCAATTACGGATCTATTGGAGCTATAATGGGCCACGAAATTACTCACGGCTTTGACGACCAag GACGGCGCTACGACGAGCACGGGAACCTCGCGCAGTGGTGGTCGGCCGGCACGCTCGAGCACTACCACGCGCGCGTGCGCTGCATCGTGGACCAGTACAGCAACTACAGCCTGCCGCAGCTGCCCGGATACAAA GTGCACGGGTTCAACACGCAGGGCGAGAACATCGCCGACAACGGCGGGCTGCGCGCGGCGCTGAGCGCGTACGCGCTGCTGGCGGCGCGCGCGCCCGCGCACTCGCGCGCCGCGCTGCCCGGCCTGCCCGCGCTGCGCACCGAACAGCTCTTCTTCCTCGGCTTCGCGCAG ATATGGTGCGGCAATTCTACTACAGGCGCTCTCAAATCTAAAATGGTGGAGGGTGTGCACAGTCCCAATAAAATCAGAGTAATCGGCACTCTGAGTAATTCTAAAGAATTCTCAGATGCCTGGCAATGTCCAGTGGGCTCACCCATGAACCCCGAACATAAGTGTGTGTTGTGGTAG